The following coding sequences lie in one Caproicibacterium argilliputei genomic window:
- the recQ gene encoding DNA helicase RecQ, translated as MIINAQGKVRAMVDKAKVLKEYFGYDKFRTGQEEVVDALLAGQDVLAVMPTGAGKSVCFQVPALLLPGITLVVSPLISLMQDQVRELVEAGVPAAYLNSALTDAQYAHALRNAVAGKYKIIYAAPERLLTDRFQAFVRQVQVSLVAVDEAHCVSQWGQDFRPGYLQVTDFVAGLAQRPVVAAFTATATQAVKQDIVRLLQLRDARQVVTGFDRENLFYEVRRPRDKKAELLTLLRRFPEDAGIVYCSTRKAVEDVCAFLNEQGHPAARYHAGLSQQERQKNQEDFLYDRVSVMVATNAFGMGIDKSNVRFVIHFNMPKDLESYYQEAGRAGRDGAPAQCILLYSGQDVRTNQFLIEHGGQDDALDEETREEVRKKDRERLRQMTFYSTTQHCLRHFILKYFGESSPMFCNACGNCTAAAEEVDVTVDAQKILCCVRRTGERFGVALITDILVGAQNERIERLELNRQSTYGALAGLRVDAVRTRIQWLLESGCLQRSDSEYPVLLLGPQAEEVLFHGQKVTLRTVREEKKPSQKRQQAGAEIVNPELFERLRALRKKIAAKQSVPAFVIFTDATLRAMSAYMPVSEQEMIGKVNGVGEKKLRRYGEAFLACIRAYKQEGAAQKEKS; from the coding sequence GTGATTATAAATGCACAGGGAAAGGTACGGGCGATGGTGGACAAAGCAAAGGTTTTAAAAGAATACTTCGGGTACGACAAATTCCGCACCGGGCAGGAGGAAGTGGTGGATGCCTTGCTGGCAGGGCAGGATGTGCTGGCGGTCATGCCGACCGGCGCGGGCAAATCGGTTTGCTTTCAGGTGCCGGCACTGCTGCTGCCGGGAATCACACTGGTGGTTTCTCCGCTGATTTCCCTGATGCAGGACCAGGTGCGCGAGCTGGTGGAGGCCGGCGTGCCGGCGGCGTACCTTAACAGCGCGCTGACCGATGCACAGTATGCGCACGCACTGCGCAATGCCGTCGCAGGCAAGTATAAGATTATCTACGCCGCGCCGGAGCGCCTACTGACAGACCGCTTTCAGGCGTTTGTGCGCCAAGTGCAGGTTTCGCTGGTGGCGGTGGATGAAGCCCACTGTGTTTCGCAGTGGGGGCAGGACTTTCGCCCCGGGTACCTGCAGGTGACCGACTTTGTGGCAGGGCTGGCACAGCGGCCGGTGGTGGCGGCTTTTACCGCAACGGCGACACAGGCGGTTAAGCAGGACATCGTGCGGCTGCTGCAGCTGCGCGACGCGCGGCAGGTGGTCACCGGCTTTGACCGGGAAAATCTTTTTTACGAAGTGCGCCGCCCGCGTGACAAAAAAGCGGAGCTTTTGACGCTGCTGCGCCGCTTTCCAGAAGATGCGGGCATTGTGTACTGCTCTACCCGCAAGGCGGTGGAGGATGTGTGTGCGTTTTTGAATGAGCAGGGGCACCCAGCCGCGCGGTATCACGCGGGGCTTTCCCAGCAGGAGCGGCAGAAGAATCAAGAGGATTTTCTGTATGACCGTGTTTCCGTGATGGTCGCGACCAACGCGTTTGGCATGGGCATTGACAAGTCCAATGTGCGGTTTGTGATTCATTTTAATATGCCCAAAGATTTGGAGAGCTACTACCAGGAGGCGGGGCGCGCCGGGCGTGACGGCGCGCCGGCGCAGTGCATCCTGCTGTACAGTGGGCAGGACGTGCGCACCAACCAGTTTTTAATTGAACACGGCGGGCAGGACGACGCACTGGATGAGGAAACCCGCGAGGAAGTGCGCAAAAAAGATCGGGAGCGCCTGCGGCAGATGACCTTTTACAGCACGACGCAGCACTGTCTGCGGCATTTCATCTTGAAGTATTTCGGCGAGTCAAGCCCGATGTTCTGCAATGCCTGCGGCAACTGCACAGCAGCGGCGGAAGAGGTGGATGTGACCGTGGATGCGCAGAAGATTCTGTGCTGTGTCCGCCGCACCGGCGAGCGCTTCGGCGTGGCTTTGATTACCGACATCCTGGTGGGTGCGCAGAATGAGCGGATTGAACGGTTGGAACTGAACCGCCAGAGCACCTACGGCGCGCTTGCCGGGCTGCGAGTCGATGCGGTGCGCACGCGCATCCAGTGGCTGTTGGAAAGCGGATGCCTGCAGCGCAGTGACAGCGAGTATCCGGTGCTGCTGCTTGGCCCGCAGGCGGAGGAAGTGCTGTTCCACGGGCAAAAGGTGACGCTGCGCACAGTCCGCGAAGAAAAGAAACCGTCACAGAAACGGCAGCAGGCGGGTGCGGAAATTGTGAATCCGGAACTGTTTGAGCGCCTGCGTGCCCTGCGCAAGAAAATTGCGGCAAAGCAGAGTGTTCCGGCCTTTGTTATTTTCACCGATGCCACACTGCGTGCCATGTCCGCGTATATGCCGGTGTCCGAGCAGGAGATGATCGGCAAAGTCAACGGTGTCGGCGAAAAGAAGCTGCGGCGCTATGGGGAGGCATTTTTGGCGTGCATTCGCGCCTACAAGCAGGAGGGGGCTGCGCAAAAAGAGAAATCTTGA
- a CDS encoding SDR family NAD(P)-dependent oxidoreductase, whose amino-acid sequence MQIAIVTGASSGLGREFVRQISAQESLDEIWVLARRKNRLDELAEAVPATHVRPVPLDLTKQDDIRALRELLQKEAPDVRLLVNAAGFGKIGTYADISQRDCDDMIDLDCRAAVDTTMLALPYMRQGARILEICSTAGFQPLPGLGVYAASKAFLLRYSRALRWELFPRGIHVTAVCPYWVKDTEFIPTAKETKNDGAAVRHFPLASRSHSVVKWALWDSRANLAVSTPSPVSFLHRVTAKFIPHCVMIAVWELLRRV is encoded by the coding sequence ATGCAGATTGCGATTGTAACCGGAGCATCCAGCGGACTGGGCCGTGAATTTGTACGTCAAATCAGTGCGCAGGAGTCGCTGGACGAAATTTGGGTTCTTGCACGGCGCAAAAACCGGCTTGACGAACTGGCGGAAGCCGTCCCTGCCACACACGTGCGGCCTGTTCCGCTGGATCTGACCAAGCAGGACGACATCCGCGCGCTGCGGGAGCTGCTGCAAAAGGAGGCGCCGGATGTGCGGCTGCTGGTCAATGCCGCAGGGTTCGGCAAAATCGGCACCTACGCGGACATCTCCCAAAGGGACTGCGACGATATGATTGACCTGGACTGCCGCGCGGCAGTCGACACCACCATGCTGGCGCTGCCCTATATGCGGCAGGGTGCGCGCATTCTGGAAATCTGCTCCACCGCAGGTTTTCAGCCGCTGCCGGGACTGGGCGTTTATGCCGCCAGCAAAGCCTTTCTGCTGCGGTACAGCCGCGCTCTGCGGTGGGAGTTGTTTCCGCGTGGCATCCATGTGACGGCGGTCTGCCCGTACTGGGTCAAAGACACCGAATTTATTCCGACCGCGAAAGAAACCAAAAACGATGGTGCCGCTGTGCGGCATTTTCCGTTGGCAAGCCGCTCGCACAGCGTTGTCAAGTGGGCGCTTTGGGACAGTCGGGCAAACCTGGCAGTTTCGACCCCCAGCCCGGTCAGCTTTCTCCACCGGGTCACAGCGAAGTTCATTCCGCACTGCGTGATGATTGCGGTTTGGGAGCTGCTGCGCCGAGTTTAA
- a CDS encoding FliG C-terminal domain-containing protein, giving the protein MDNFAYITSRLPCADEEKETAFLAALRICEYAAMARAEGPLSLEPFLETEADPFLRDGLQRVVDAENPESLREAMQIHILAANASGKRFLELMVIADGVYQLQKGMRPHTLLCRLGEWFGESFAARFATALQNLDAEEQQRALQARAKREAAATQLARAKMAAQEEVLVQQEAESGAAPKPAAPPVKPTPESSPVADAPAAAKETPPAPQPPHTPHASVLNVMEFHQLGSCRVTAIERLLQDVDDQTLATALKGVDKPLFSLFWSALPRERCEKLLEDMSAAYNIHTQDVEKAQTAILETAKELETQQELTLDLPDGELRKPHWEVIL; this is encoded by the coding sequence ATGGACAACTTTGCATACATCACCAGCCGCCTGCCGTGCGCAGACGAAGAGAAGGAAACCGCCTTTCTGGCGGCGCTGCGCATCTGCGAGTACGCCGCCATGGCACGCGCAGAGGGCCCCCTTTCCCTGGAACCATTTCTGGAAACCGAAGCAGACCCGTTTCTGCGGGACGGTCTGCAGCGCGTTGTTGACGCGGAAAATCCGGAAAGCCTGCGGGAAGCCATGCAGATTCACATTCTTGCCGCGAATGCAAGCGGAAAGCGCTTTTTAGAACTCATGGTGATTGCAGACGGTGTGTACCAGCTGCAAAAGGGAATGCGCCCCCACACACTGCTCTGCCGCCTCGGTGAGTGGTTCGGGGAATCCTTTGCGGCGCGCTTTGCCACGGCACTGCAGAATCTGGACGCAGAGGAGCAGCAGCGCGCCCTGCAGGCACGCGCCAAGCGCGAAGCTGCCGCCACACAGCTGGCGCGCGCAAAGATGGCGGCACAGGAAGAAGTGCTGGTTCAACAGGAAGCGGAGTCGGGAGCTGCGCCCAAACCGGCCGCGCCGCCAGTGAAACCCACGCCGGAAAGCAGCCCCGTCGCCGACGCCCCTGCCGCTGCTAAAGAAACACCGCCGGCTCCACAGCCGCCGCACACCCCCCATGCATCCGTTTTGAACGTGATGGAGTTCCACCAGCTCGGCTCCTGCCGGGTTACAGCGATTGAACGACTGCTGCAGGACGTGGATGATCAAACGCTTGCCACTGCTTTAAAAGGCGTAGACAAACCCCTGTTCTCCCTCTTTTGGTCTGCACTGCCGCGGGAACGCTGTGAGAAGCTGTTGGAGGACATGAGCGCTGCCTACAACATCCACACACAGGATGTGGAAAAGGCACAGACGGCCATTCTGGAAACTGCCAAGGAACTGGAAACACAGCAGGAACTGACGCTGGACCTACCGGACGGAGAACTACGAAAACCGCACTGGGAAGTCATCTTATAA
- the rlmD gene encoding 23S rRNA (uracil(1939)-C(5))-methyltransferase RlmD, producing the protein METKQCPLYRKCGGCQLQNLDYPQQLAWKQKRVQRLLGSFGEVLPILGMEHPYHYRNKVQAAFTQDRHGKVVSGVYQSSTHHVVPVESCLTEDETADRIMATVRGLMKSFKLKPYDERADRGFLRHVLVKRGFQSGEVMVVLVAANPIFPAKKFVAALRQAHPEITTVVLNLNERRTSMVLGEREKVLYGPGFIEDTLCGCRFRISAKSFYQINPVQCEVLYGKAMEFAQLTGTETVLDAYCGIGTIGLVAARQAGTVLGVEVNRDAVHDAAANAKRNGIANARFLCADATECFTQMAEAGERADVVFMDPPRAGSNERFLLSLSELAPARVVYISCNPETQARDLAYLCARGYAVRKIQPVDMFPHTNHVECVVLMSRVEK; encoded by the coding sequence ATGGAAACAAAACAATGTCCGTTGTACCGAAAGTGCGGCGGCTGTCAGCTGCAAAATCTGGATTACCCGCAGCAGCTGGCATGGAAACAGAAACGTGTGCAGAGGCTGCTAGGCAGCTTCGGGGAAGTGCTGCCCATTTTGGGCATGGAGCATCCGTATCATTACCGCAACAAAGTGCAGGCGGCGTTTACGCAAGACCGCCACGGCAAGGTGGTTTCCGGTGTTTACCAGTCCAGTACGCATCATGTGGTGCCGGTGGAGTCCTGCCTGACGGAGGACGAAACGGCAGACCGCATTATGGCGACCGTGCGCGGACTGATGAAAAGCTTCAAACTGAAGCCGTATGACGAGCGAGCAGACCGCGGCTTTTTGCGCCATGTGCTGGTGAAGCGTGGGTTTCAAAGCGGCGAGGTTATGGTGGTGCTGGTAGCGGCCAATCCGATTTTTCCCGCTAAAAAATTTGTTGCCGCACTGCGGCAGGCACATCCGGAAATTACTACGGTTGTGCTGAATCTGAACGAACGCCGTACCAGCATGGTGCTTGGCGAGCGGGAGAAGGTGCTGTATGGACCAGGCTTTATTGAGGATACGCTGTGCGGCTGCCGGTTCCGTATTTCCGCGAAGAGCTTTTACCAGATCAATCCGGTGCAGTGCGAGGTGCTGTATGGCAAGGCGATGGAGTTTGCACAGCTGACAGGCACCGAAACCGTGCTGGATGCGTACTGCGGAATCGGCACCATCGGACTGGTGGCAGCCAGGCAGGCCGGTACGGTGCTGGGTGTGGAAGTGAACCGCGACGCGGTGCATGATGCGGCCGCAAACGCAAAGCGCAACGGGATTGCCAATGCCCGCTTTCTGTGTGCAGACGCGACAGAGTGCTTTACCCAAATGGCAGAAGCAGGCGAACGCGCTGACGTGGTGTTTATGGATCCGCCGCGCGCAGGTAGCAACGAGCGCTTCCTGTTGTCCCTTTCGGAGCTTGCCCCGGCGCGTGTGGTGTATATTTCTTGTAATCCGGAAACGCAGGCGCGAGACCTTGCGTACCTCTGCGCCCGCGGCTACGCGGTGCGGAAAATACAGCCGGTAGATATGTTTCCGCACACAAATCACGTGGAGTGCGTGGTATTGATGTCGAGGGTTGAAAAGTGA
- a CDS encoding VOC family protein, with product MDCANPVQTRDFYAALTGWEIREAYGCPAVVNDKGLLILFMGCDFDYTPPIWPEESGKQQKQMHFNFQVDNLPGAVEKAIQLGAVKATAQYGGEHFVTMIDPEGHPFCLCRK from the coding sequence ATAGATTGTGCAAACCCGGTTCAAACACGCGACTTTTACGCTGCGCTCACCGGATGGGAAATTCGGGAGGCGTACGGTTGCCCTGCTGTCGTGAATGATAAAGGATTGTTGATATTGTTCATGGGCTGTGATTTTGATTACACACCACCTATTTGGCCGGAAGAATCCGGGAAACAGCAAAAACAAATGCATTTCAATTTTCAAGTTGATAATTTGCCGGGTGCAGTTGAGAAAGCTATTCAGCTCGGTGCGGTTAAGGCCACCGCACAATATGGTGGAGAACATTTTGTAACCATGATTGATCCTGAAGGGCATCCATTTTGCTTGTGCAGGAAATAA
- a CDS encoding site-specific recombinase — MLPAISAKQAQDERLSDFIKAVLSHGNNQALADIERRLKKLQAELLKLAASNADYEKVGNEIYRLRDEKQKVLMESAGRDEVKKRIADMSAFLREPPTEITEYDESLVRRLVEKITIYEHKFTVEFKSGVAVDVDE, encoded by the coding sequence GTGCTGCCCGCCATTTCCGCAAAGCAGGCGCAGGATGAGCGGCTGTCAGACTTTATCAAAGCCGTCCTCAGCCACGGGAACAACCAGGCGCTCGCCGACATTGAAAGGCGCTTGAAGAAACTGCAGGCGGAGCTTTTGAAGCTGGCCGCGTCCAATGCGGATTATGAGAAGGTGGGCAACGAAATTTACCGCCTGCGGGACGAAAAGCAAAAGGTCCTGATGGAAAGCGCCGGGCGGGACGAGGTCAAGAAGCGTATCGCCGACATGAGTGCTTTCCTGCGGGAGCCGCCCACAGAAATCACGGAATACGATGAATCGCTGGTACGGCGGTTGGTTGAAAAAATCACCATATACGAGCATAAATTCACCGTGGAATTTAAGTCCGGCGTGGCGGTGGATGTGGATGAATAA
- a CDS encoding helix-turn-helix domain-containing protein, which yields MMTEYQKAQIIKLRATGNGYEKIAKSLGISLNTVKSFYRRNDIVNFSDEPAMTYTGETTYCENYGQPIRQTAKQKKRFCCDKCLCGAGSGRVLETLRRAGSAIRSGRSTVR from the coding sequence ATGATGACCGAGTATCAGAAAGCACAAATCATAAAACTCCGCGCGACCGGAAACGGATACGAAAAAATTGCCAAATCGCTTGGCATATCGCTGAATACTGTAAAATCCTTCTACCGCAGGAACGATATTGTCAACTTCTCTGACGAACCTGCCATGACATATACAGGCGAAACAACTTACTGTGAAAACTATGGGCAGCCCATCCGGCAGACAGCCAAGCAGAAAAAACGCTTTTGCTGTGACAAATGCCTGTGTGGCGCAGGATCAGGACGAGTATTAGAAACGCTACGACGAGCTGGTTCAGCGATACGAAGCGGCAGAAGCACGGTACGATGA
- a CDS encoding P-loop NTPase produces the protein MGKSSVSAMLAVTMRRLGYKVGVLDADVTGPSIPKAFGIHGKAEGSDLGLYPKQSKTGIEIMSVNLLLENDTDPVIWRGPILGNTVKQFWTDVIWGDLDFLFIDMPPGTGDVPLTVFQSIPVDGIVIVTSPQELVSMIVSKAVKMAEMMKIPVLGLVENMSYFRCPDNGKDYKIFGESHIDEIAPKHGLRVLAKLPIDPKISAACDAGMIELFDGSWFDTIGKLLAGQINPLNESEEKSMFKIAVAAEGKKVTEHFGHCVNFMLFDVENNQITKEESVDNPGHKPGFLPNFLADKGVKVIISGGMGQGAVDIFNERDVEVVTGASGDAKTAAERYLKGELKSTGSVCHEHQHHDECGE, from the coding sequence GTGGGGAAATCCTCGGTCAGCGCCATGCTGGCGGTCACGATGCGGCGGCTTGGATACAAGGTCGGCGTATTGGACGCAGATGTCACGGGGCCGTCCATTCCCAAAGCCTTTGGCATCCATGGAAAAGCTGAGGGAAGCGATTTAGGGCTATACCCTAAGCAAAGCAAGACCGGTATTGAAATCATGTCTGTCAATCTGCTTTTGGAAAATGACACCGACCCGGTCATCTGGCGCGGCCCGATTCTCGGGAACACCGTCAAGCAATTTTGGACGGATGTAATTTGGGGCGATTTGGACTTTCTGTTCATAGATATGCCCCCCGGAACCGGCGACGTGCCTCTGACCGTTTTCCAGTCCATCCCCGTGGACGGCATTGTGATTGTGACCTCACCGCAGGAACTGGTTTCTATGATTGTTTCCAAGGCGGTAAAGATGGCGGAGATGATGAAAATCCCCGTACTGGGGCTGGTGGAAAATATGTCGTATTTTCGGTGCCCGGACAACGGGAAGGACTACAAAATTTTCGGGGAGAGCCATATTGACGAGATTGCCCCAAAACACGGGCTGCGGGTGTTGGCGAAGCTCCCTATCGACCCCAAGATTTCGGCCGCCTGCGACGCCGGGATGATTGAGCTGTTTGACGGAAGCTGGTTCGACACCATCGGTAAATTGCTGGCAGGACAAATCAATCCATTAAATGAATCGGAGGAAAAAAGTATGTTTAAAATCGCGGTTGCCGCCGAAGGCAAAAAGGTGACGGAGCATTTCGGTCACTGTGTCAATTTCATGCTGTTTGATGTGGAAAACAATCAGATTACGAAAGAGGAATCCGTGGACAATCCCGGCCACAAGCCCGGCTTTCTGCCCAATTTCCTCGCCGATAAGGGCGTAAAGGTTATTATCAGCGGTGGCATGGGTCAGGGCGCTGTGGATATTTTCAATGAGCGAGATGTGGAAGTCGTGACCGGTGCTTCCGGCGATGCGAAAACAGCGGCGGAGCGTTACTTGAAAGGCGAGCTGAAATCCACCGGCAGCGTCTGCCACGAGCACCAGCACCACGACGAGTGCGGGGAATAA
- a CDS encoding DUF1361 domain-containing protein has translation MIKVQHSRPHLIFFILYSLCNFVLWYLSDNGGLFIMLVWNAFLSFLPVLFSQFTVSSLSNHKRFWILWALLWIIFWPNTFYMATDIVHFTGDAFFQVVKGIPYVEQPQIIYSDNLLLWSKGVIIVLGILYGIMNGINSEMIFENILIDKYGKGKNLLLRFICSILGGIAIYIGRFLRFNSWNIFNPIRIVTGFQLSGHEWRFVCGFVGIFAAFILCILSFAKAFYRQKYKIDTLS, from the coding sequence ATGATAAAAGTTCAGCATTCAAGGCCGCATTTAATTTTCTTTATACTGTATTCGCTATGCAATTTTGTACTATGGTATTTATCAGATAATGGCGGCCTTTTTATTATGTTAGTTTGGAATGCCTTTTTATCATTTTTACCTGTGCTTTTTTCACAATTTACTGTTTCTTCTTTAAGTAATCATAAGCGTTTTTGGATATTATGGGCATTACTTTGGATTATTTTCTGGCCCAATACGTTTTATATGGCAACTGATATTGTTCATTTTACAGGAGATGCTTTTTTTCAAGTCGTAAAAGGTATTCCCTATGTTGAACAGCCTCAGATCATATATTCAGATAATCTTCTATTATGGTCAAAAGGAGTTATTATCGTTTTAGGGATTTTATATGGAATTATGAATGGAATCAATTCAGAAATGATTTTTGAAAACATCCTCATAGATAAATATGGGAAAGGTAAAAATCTACTATTACGTTTTATATGCTCAATTTTGGGTGGAATAGCAATTTATATAGGACGATTTCTGCGATTCAACTCATGGAATATTTTTAATCCGATCAGAATAGTGACCGGTTTCCAGCTTTCTGGGCATGAGTGGAGATTCGTCTGTGGCTTTGTAGGAATATTTGCTGCATTTATACTGTGCATATTGAGTTTTGCAAAAGCCTTTTACCGGCAAAAATACAAAATTGATACATTAAGTTGA
- a CDS encoding DUF6973 domain-containing protein produces the protein MKRTVLSLLAVSALLFSVVGTSLPAKAAEISSTSQTETTYSFVGEVNDWNDIAIMSKAWKDFVSSYPESTEAEQNKFLLNFVESGHLRQAESSEITQNGINANILGYGYGGDLNAEEKKLALRHPVQAVKVYNAAQRATDLTVSNYGHNGYQDNSDAFRHCLWSALMKQSIGTAAAKEWGTAHEADSSGVDKQMDLFNNNVGRSINVSGSESSIVNSVKSLVKSGKLRRIVKNKLVPTYKAGLR, from the coding sequence ATGAAGAGGACAGTTTTATCACTTCTGGCAGTAAGTGCACTTCTCTTTAGTGTAGTTGGCACATCGCTTCCTGCAAAAGCGGCTGAGATTTCTTCTACATCTCAGACCGAAACTACATATTCTTTTGTTGGCGAAGTGAACGATTGGAACGACATTGCAATCATGTCCAAGGCATGGAAAGACTTTGTCTCCAGTTACCCAGAGAGTACGGAAGCTGAGCAAAATAAGTTTTTACTTAACTTTGTTGAAAGCGGACATCTGCGTCAAGCAGAATCTTCTGAGATAACTCAAAATGGAATTAACGCTAACATTCTTGGATATGGATACGGTGGCGACCTAAATGCTGAAGAAAAGAAACTTGCACTTAGGCATCCGGTTCAAGCTGTGAAAGTTTATAACGCTGCCCAAAGAGCAACGGATCTAACTGTTTCAAATTATGGGCATAATGGATATCAAGACAATAGTGATGCATTTAGGCATTGCCTTTGGAGTGCTCTAATGAAACAGTCGATTGGAACGGCGGCAGCTAAAGAATGGGGAACGGCACATGAAGCCGATTCAAGCGGCGTTGATAAACAAATGGATTTATTTAACAACAATGTTGGGAGATCAATAAATGTGTCAGGGAGTGAATCGAGCATTGTTAATTCTGTTAAGTCATTAGTCAAGTCCGGGAAATTAAGACGAATAGTGAAAAATAAATTGGTTCCAACGTACAAGGCTGGATTAAGGTAG
- a CDS encoding PadR family transcriptional regulator, with the protein MEQISGSVEGLEEKMKKATCEMLTLFLFEKHEMFVNEVATELESLSNGVFTISFPYAVIYRMERHGYVQLKDKHIAKDGRLRQFYEITDKGRSYLAELLDSYDKINKGISAILHSDGGIE; encoded by the coding sequence ATGGAACAAATCAGCGGTAGTGTAGAAGGTTTGGAAGAAAAGATGAAAAAGGCAACCTGTGAGATGCTAACTCTATTTCTTTTTGAGAAACATGAAATGTTTGTCAATGAGGTTGCAACAGAGTTAGAAAGTCTCAGCAACGGGGTGTTTACTATTTCATTCCCATATGCCGTGATCTATCGAATGGAACGGCATGGGTATGTGCAGCTCAAAGATAAACATATCGCAAAAGATGGCCGTTTGCGACAGTTTTATGAGATCACGGACAAGGGCCGCAGCTATCTTGCGGAGCTGTTGGATAGTTACGACAAGATAAACAAGGGGATTTCTGCAATTTTACATTCGGACGGGGGCATAGAATAA
- a CDS encoding response regulator transcription factor: MDGCCKVLVVEDEYLTRRGIRNMVDWESNGFEIVGEATNGAEALEQLEKCHPNIVLTDIIMPVMDGRELEKEICRRYPEVRVVVLSSYSDFDYVHDSFQSGAVDYILKPTLNPENLLMVMKKAAAGISGISHHGACDLSLAVCAEKYLSGFSDEHNRETLEKVFTRPCFIMMGMDRARLFGRGTESLEYQSGLLTLQVNALLADIPYVQLVLEESLLLLIVNFSAEQEDFVRKSLRCCAEQIARKEPRTFYICTSTVSTLSALKQLLSGSFQQKADSFFYYKGQHFMEPQDFYLAAPAEKFNMDSYMWYLGSLQVTEALEMLEDYVGKVLKERSLGEMELKALVQNAWYPILSMLEDQGLDPAALTNLKRDCLNRIYACSYCEDFTDMFAVVQSDFKAIVGRYEINAGDSISRKILQYINGHYNEPLTLADLAQRFNFNYTYLSSYFHTHYQERFSEYLNRERVRHASELLRQGKLSVADVCTEVGYADQSYFTRVFKKMTGIPPGEYRKRCKQGGRNEEEE, encoded by the coding sequence TTGGATGGTTGCTGCAAAGTTCTGGTGGTGGAGGATGAATACCTGACCAGACGGGGAATTCGCAATATGGTGGATTGGGAATCGAACGGATTTGAAATTGTCGGTGAAGCAACCAATGGGGCGGAGGCTTTGGAACAATTGGAGAAGTGCCACCCGAATATTGTGCTGACGGATATTATTATGCCCGTCATGGACGGGCGGGAATTGGAAAAGGAGATCTGCCGCAGGTACCCGGAGGTTCGCGTGGTGGTTCTGAGCAGTTACAGTGACTTTGACTATGTACACGATTCGTTCCAAAGCGGTGCGGTGGATTATATCCTGAAGCCGACACTTAACCCGGAAAACCTTCTGATGGTCATGAAAAAAGCCGCCGCAGGTATTTCGGGCATTTCACACCACGGCGCGTGTGACCTTTCACTGGCAGTGTGTGCCGAAAAATACCTTTCCGGCTTTTCTGATGAGCATAACAGGGAAACCCTGGAAAAGGTATTTACCCGCCCCTGCTTCATAATGATGGGAATGGATCGTGCAAGGCTGTTTGGGCGCGGTACAGAATCGCTGGAGTACCAGTCGGGCCTGCTCACCTTGCAGGTGAACGCGCTTCTTGCGGATATTCCGTATGTGCAGCTTGTTCTGGAGGAATCCCTCCTCCTTTTAATTGTAAATTTTTCCGCTGAGCAGGAAGATTTTGTCCGCAAGTCCCTGCGGTGCTGCGCAGAACAGATTGCCCGAAAGGAGCCCCGGACTTTTTACATTTGCACTTCTACCGTGTCTACACTTTCTGCACTAAAGCAGCTGCTTTCAGGGTCGTTTCAGCAAAAAGCGGACAGCTTTTTTTATTATAAAGGACAGCATTTTATGGAGCCTCAGGATTTTTATCTTGCTGCGCCTGCAGAAAAATTCAATATGGACAGTTATATGTGGTATCTCGGCAGCCTTCAGGTAACAGAAGCTCTTGAGATGCTGGAGGACTATGTGGGCAAGGTGCTGAAAGAACGGTCATTGGGGGAAATGGAGCTCAAGGCGCTGGTTCAAAATGCATGGTACCCCATCCTTTCCATGCTGGAGGATCAAGGACTGGACCCGGCTGCGCTAACCAATCTGAAACGGGACTGCTTAAATCGAATCTATGCCTGCTCGTATTGTGAGGATTTTACCGATATGTTTGCTGTGGTGCAGTCTGATTTCAAGGCAATTGTCGGTAGGTATGAAATTAACGCCGGCGACAGCATCAGCCGAAAGATTCTGCAGTACATAAATGGGCATTATAATGAACCGCTGACGCTGGCGGATCTTGCCCAGCGGTTTAATTTCAATTACACCTATTTGTCGTCTTATTTTCATACGCACTATCAGGAGAGGTTCAGTGAATACCTGAATCGGGAGCGCGTGCGGCATGCTTCGGAGCTTCTAAGACAGGGAAAGCTCTCTGTTGCAGACGTCTGCACAGAAGTGGGGTATGCGGATCAGAGCTATTTTACCCGCGTATTTAAAAAAATGACAGGAATCCCTCCCGGTGAGTATCGGAAGCGCTGCAAACAGGGAGGACGCAATGAAGAAGAAGAGTGA